The proteins below come from a single Crossiella sp. CA-258035 genomic window:
- a CDS encoding ANTAR domain-containing protein, which translates to MRAALTAPLNAALTVLDAELPDLLGSAVTLLRPHGGGEQPRLLAARGIGAVMDELQAGQQGGPVPEAARSGKPVLSPDLWADERWLPLRLTRACSAFPQHSRTLGVLIGVVAMPCLTDHRNLVVLSVYLRRVPDPALLAVLARYERLVTATVAVISTMTGTAPGCRWVLDALTARLALDRATGIVMALCRSGPAEAEALIRDVADRAGLKPAELSGQLIGHVAERTGDQVAAELWSALLQEHRPG; encoded by the coding sequence GTGCGCGCCGCGCTGACCGCTCCGCTCAACGCCGCCCTGACCGTCCTGGACGCGGAACTGCCGGACCTGCTCGGCTCGGCGGTGACCCTCCTGCGGCCGCACGGAGGTGGCGAGCAGCCCCGGCTGCTGGCCGCGCGCGGGATCGGGGCGGTGATGGACGAGCTCCAAGCCGGGCAGCAGGGCGGACCCGTGCCGGAGGCGGCCCGCTCGGGCAAGCCGGTGCTCAGCCCGGACCTGTGGGCCGACGAACGCTGGCTCCCACTGCGGCTGACCCGAGCCTGCTCGGCCTTCCCGCAGCACAGCCGCACACTGGGCGTCCTGATCGGGGTGGTCGCGATGCCCTGCCTGACCGACCACCGCAACCTCGTGGTCCTGTCGGTCTACCTGCGCCGCGTGCCGGACCCGGCGTTGCTGGCCGTGCTCGCCCGCTACGAGCGGCTGGTCACGGCCACCGTCGCGGTGATCTCCACCATGACGGGCACCGCACCAGGCTGCCGATGGGTGCTGGACGCGCTGACCGCACGCCTGGCCCTGGACCGGGCGACCGGGATCGTGATGGCGCTGTGCCGCAGCGGCCCGGCCGAAGCCGAGGCCCTGATCCGCGACGTGGCCGACCGCGCCGGGCTGAAGCCGGCCGAACTGTCCGGGCAGCTCATCGGGCACGTGGCGGAGCGGACCGGCGACCAGGTCGCCGCGGAGCTGTGGTCCGCCCTGCTCCAGGAACACCGACCCGGCTGA